Proteins from a genomic interval of Cyclopterus lumpus isolate fCycLum1 chromosome 18, fCycLum1.pri, whole genome shotgun sequence:
- the LOC117747740 gene encoding LOW QUALITY PROTEIN: phospholipid scramblase 2-like (The sequence of the model RefSeq protein was modified relative to this genomic sequence to represent the inferred CDS: substituted 2 bases at 2 genomic stop codons): MSVPGYPGSHSNTPYPMPQPGGYSGAPYPVPPGTYGDPSQVPPVGFNMGYNQGPAPVMYQPGAVGPGPVPGLEYGAPHGGISQAPVGEPAAVPVGVPPGLEYLTQIDQVLIHQKVELLEAFIGFETNNQYEIKNSLGQKIYKAKEKNDCCTRNCCGSLRSFDMKIKDTTDREVIRLIRPLRCVSCWCPCCLQEMEVQSPPGTTIGYVKPGLHPFLPNFSIQGANRRPXXNWRGQCFACNCCGDVNFELKGKDSDTPIGRISKQWSGLLKEVFTDTDNFGIQFPLDLDVKMKAVLMGACFLIDFMFFEKVGEANQRSTVFS; this comes from the exons ATGTCTGTTCCAG GTTACCCAGGCTCTCACAGCAACACACCCTACCCCATGCCTCAGCCCGGCGGCTACTCCGGAGCCCCTTATCCAGTTCCTCCGGGCACGTACGGAGACCCCAGTCAAGTCCCTCCAGTGGGCTTCAACATGGGGTACAACCAAGGCCCAGCTCCTGTCATGTATCAGCCTGGTGCCGTCGGCCCGGGCCCAGTTCCAGGACTGGAGTATGGCGCCCCTCATGGAGGGATCTCGCAGGCTCCGGTTGGGGAACCGGCTGCAGTTCCTGTTGGGGTCCCACCGGGGCTCGAGTACCTCACCCAG ATTGACCAGGTCCTGATCCATCAAAAAGTGGAACTCCTCGAGG CATTCATCGGGTTTGAGACCAACAACCAGTACGAGATAAAGAACAGCCTGGGCCAGAAGATCTACAAGGCCAAGGAGAAGAACGACTGCTGCACCCGGAACTGCTGCGGCTCGCTGCGCAGCTTCGACATGAAGATCAAGGACACCACGGACCGGGAGGTCATCCGCCTCATACGGCCTCTACGCTGCGTCTCCTGCTGGTGTCCCTGCTGCCTgcaagag ATGGAGGTCCAGTCGCCGCCGGGCACCACCATAGGCTACGTCAAACCAGGACTGCACCCTTTCCTGCCGAATTTTTCCATCCAGGGAGCCAACAGGAGACCATAATGAAACTGGAGGGGCCAGTGCTTTGCCTGCAACTGCTGCGGAGACGTCAACTTTGAG CTGAAGGGCAAAGACAGTGACACGCCCATCGGACGCATCAGCAAGCAGTGGAGCGGCCTTTTGAAGGAAGTCTTCACAGACACGGACAACTTTGGCATCCAGTTCCCGCTGGACTTGGACGTGAAGATGAAAGCTGTGCTCATGGGAGCCTGCTTCCTCATA GATTTCATGTTCTTCGAGAAGGTCGGGGAGGCCAACCAGCGCAGCACGGTGTTCTCATAA